agtatatgtataaaatgaaattgaatagtaTAACTCAtcgatatgtatatatatatttttttggttgCCCAAAGGTACCCCTCCAGTCGATAGCCAGAAGACTAATCAAAACTTAAACCATGACTAATGAATTTGTAGATAGCCGATAGCTATAGATATGTATAGTATCAAATGAATTTGTAGTAGAAGGATAACTCGGACTTAAACCATGACTAATGGGCCCAGTGAGGCAGTGAGATCAATCAGAGTGCAGACCGGCCCAATGGCCCAATACGCCATCATTTGCAAGAAGGGTTTCTTCGGTGGCATTTCAGTAATTACACGCTTAGTAGAATCAACCATAAATCCTTGGCGAAGAGCCACCCATCTCCATCATCATCCTCAAAACCCTAGCTTCTTCCATTACCGGTAGCAGTAGCAAATCCACTTTGTATCATTCTCTGtcaaagttcaattttttgCCTCTTTGAGTAGCCGTATGGATGAATTTATTCTCGATGTTTCATATTTGGCTTAGTTAGGAGGCATATAGCGAAACCCTTAGGACCCGAATTTAACTATTCGGGTCTTGAGATCGAGGCATTTTGAGTGGACCTTTGTTCTTCGCCGTCAATTGTCCTCCAAGCAGCCTTGGATATCCTTTCTGTCTCTTATACATTTGTTGTGTTTGGTTTGTATCGATATTCTCTTGATTGTTCATAGCTCAACAGTTTTGCCTCTGTTGTGATCGAACCGGAGGGAGAAGCTACTCGCAAACGCCGATTCGGTCCTCGCCGAGGCTTTGATCGAGTGAGCTTTTGTTCAAAGCTCTGTCGAATCGGTTTGAGGATGAGGAACGATtcatttcctttcctttcctaGTTAGGTTCGAACATTGTTGAAAATGCTTCGATTTTGGTTAGgtttctatttttgtttgtgTAGTTTCGTGTTCAAATTGTTGTGTTATGGCTCTGGGAGTGTTAGATTTATATTTGCCCTCGAATAACCTAACCGGGAAGCTGATAAAGCTCATCGCCGTTGGGTCCAGACAGGGGCATATAGCAAGTAGAGAAACTGAGTTCTAACTTATGTTCGACTCAGTTTCGTGAATTATAACGAGGTGGAGAACTCTTGCATTTCTATTGCGTTCTTCGCTTACAGTTAACTTCGAACAGTTTTTAGTTAAATGCATAATCAAAAAAATCTGAAATCTGATACTCGAGATTATATAGTTGTGTTTGGAAGGCAGATGATGatttgtacattatttgagcTGATCTATAGATGAGGCTTCAAAATCCGAGCTTTTTAAAACTGATGCCTTCCAACAGCAACTTTCCATTATTTTTGATTCTGTGAATGCTGGACTAGCGGTGTCTCGAGATTTACAGCGATGAGAAGATACTTCCTGAGACCAGCGACATCAAACTCGATTGTCTGACCAAGCGGGCTCATATTGCCATCGGCCTTGCTTTTGTCAATATCTGATACATATATGAATTTGAATATGTTTTAGTTTATTGAACAGTGTtgctattatattttttacAGCCCATTGGTCTTTCTCATTTTGTGATTTCTATTGCATTGGACTTTCTTGTTTGTGATGAAATTTTATGTCCTTTATTGCCCAGTCTATAAAAATACATTGGCCCAGAATGTGATTTTGCTGTATGTATAAAGTTGTCTAAATCAATCTATCATTGTTCTGGTGGGTCACGGATTTTATAATGGAATAAAATATCATTAATGGTGGGTGCTGTGTTGTTTTGCCAGCCTCTCTGTCCCTATCAAGTATCAACTCTAATAAAATATCTGGTTTGTATGTCATTAGGTTTGCATTAGTTGCTGTCATTTACTCAATCTAATTGTAATAAGAACAGGATTATTGTCCAACTGACttgtttaaaatatattgttttggGCAACATGACAGGACCTCCTTAACAGCCTACCCTTTACTGCAATATTAAAAACTGTTAAAACCCATTGTTAATTACTAATAGTTTATGAACTGGTTAGTGTACTTGAAGACAACTGTAAAACTTGATGGTGCAGAATTATAAAGAAATGGCTAAATGTATACAAGTGTCTGGTTAATGTGTTTGAAGAGGAGCATACAAGTGTCTCAAGAGATTCCTCATAGATTGTCTAGTTCTTTTTTTGTTAATGTTCATATATGTTAAACAAGTTGCCAGAATCTGTCTGGTCTGCTGATGTAAATGGTTTTATCAGTTTTATGGATTCCTCAATTAGATGCTAGAATCTTGGAGATTCTCATAGACAGGATACACAGACAATGTGTTAATGTAGCTCTTGTTTGTAGTGTAAAAAAGTGTTTCAAGAGATCCCTCATGTAAAGGGTACACAgacaatgtattaaaatgtaaCACTTGTTTGCACTTTGTAGTATACTGGTGTATGAAGGAAAGTATCTATGAATATCATATTccattaagtacacaaacacAACATCATCAAGCATAAATATATTGGTAGCAATACAGAAGGAGCATTGTAGAAATACAtaatcatttttgttttctCCTGGTAAGATATGGAAATTCTAGAATTTATTTACTTAGGTTTAAAAATACTGGAGATGCAATTTGATTTTAAAGTGCATCATAATAACTTCCAATTGTGATGTGAGCTCTGGTGATGGGAACCCCTGAAATTGCTTGATTCAACCTTGTTGCATGGTGCACCATTTGCTTGATCCTCTGACATAACAtggaaatttataaatttagggTGTTAGATCAATTGAACCAATGATTTTGTTTATATGAAAGGGTGAATTTTGCAGAATTGCTGACCTTCTCATCAGTGTAGATTTGAAACCGGAGTTTGTGATTTTTCCGGTGCTTCTGCCGGTTTCCGGCGATGAGGATGCATACTGTAGAGACAACGGCGGCCACTCCAAAAGAAAGAATAGCTCCAACTCCGGTCATGCTCCAGTTCAATAGATTCGGACCACCATTTTCATGATCACTACTGTCCCCATCATCTTCAACCGCCTGGTCAGCTTTGTACACTTCTCCGGCATCGACCTGAGGCATGACGGCGCTGTTGTTGGACTTGGGGGAGTCCAGTTTCATGTCGGAAGGGAAATCAGTTTCCTTAATTTTCTTGAAGAAAACTTGCGACACCCGATCCGGCTCAGCCTCCGTCGCCGCTATATCCATCTGATGATGATCACCGATGAACTGAACTGACGGGAGAGGGAGGGGGAGCAATTGGGTTGTAGTTTCGACGAATTGATTGGCCGGATTTACCGGCGGGGGGCAGACGAAGTAGTTCATCTTGAAGACATGACTGGTCGGAGCGGCGCCGTATTTCCTGGAAAATATCTTCTTCCCGGCACCGTCATCGTGGATTTGCAGAAACCCATCCTCCGGCAGCACTTCCCACTCATCAAGATCCATTTTTTCATCAAGTTTTGATGGAATTGAAGATTTGGGTGTGTGAATGTAGGGTTTTCTTGAATTATTGTATCCAAAAACGGaggcttttcagttttcactgTGCCTCCATGGTTTTGGAACTTGGGGGAGTGAGACTTGTTTGGAGTAGTTTGACACGTAGCTGAGTTGAGAGGTTATCCTTCAGAAAGATGACAAGTGGGGGGTGGTCCTAAGTGGCCCCCACAGTAGAGAAAGTCATTAAATCCCCCTCTGATTGGGGTACCAGAAGTTTCTTTATTCttcattaaatttatataaaaatattacttttggtaCATTTTGAGTATGTAACAAGTCTGTTGTAGTAAAGAATTGGATTCTATGATCTTTCTCCTATAAGCTTCTACACTATAAATTTTGCTTTCAAGTGAGTATTTTTTGGTGAGTGCAAATAAAATTTGAGTCGTTTAAACATGAAGTTGAAAGATTCATCGGTTTACCAGATGTAGTGAGGTTTGGATTAATTTTGAGATGATCTTATCTTATCAAAGGTTTGATAATCTTATCTCATGAATTGTAGATATTGAAACggtattaaaaaacaaaaaaggagaGTTTAGATTGCTTGTGGGAATTTGCTTTTAATAAAAGGGgattattatttgtataaaaaagcaAAAGGAAGAAGATAGCACAATAGTCCAGGATTAGGTGTTGTGATTGGACTTGGAGGAGGACTGGAGGAGGTGTTATATCGTGGCAGTTTTGTCATCTCCCAACACTTTTACCAAAAATTTGGTATTTCACAAAAAATACGTGTAAAACAACATACCTATTGTCCAACTACATCATCATGATGGCAACAAACATTGAATTTGGGTTTTTATTACTTAGTATACTCATACTTCTATAATTA
This region of Ipomoea triloba cultivar NCNSP0323 chromosome 15, ASM357664v1 genomic DNA includes:
- the LOC116006607 gene encoding uncharacterized protein LOC116006607: MDLDEWEVLPEDGFLQIHDDGAGKKIFSRKYGAAPTSHVFKMNYFVCPPPVNPANQFVETTTQLLPLPLPSVQFIGDHHQMDIAATEAEPDRVSQVFFKKIKETDFPSDMKLDSPKSNNSAVMPQVDAGEVYKADQAVEDDGDSSDHENGGPNLLNWSMTGVGAILSFGVAAVVSTVCILIAGNRQKHRKNHKLRFQIYTDEKRIKQMVHHATRLNQAISGVPITRAHITIGSYYDAL